Genomic DNA from Desulfonema ishimotonii:
CAGGGCGAAGCCCGTTGCGGTCGAGTACTGCGCCCGCAAGGATGCCGTCTGTGAAAAAAACGGCGGCCGGGCCGTCCCACGGCTCCATGAGACAGGCGTGATACCGGTAAAAGGCCTTTCTGGTGTCGCTCATGGTCTCATGGTTCTGCCATGCCTCCGGGATGAGCATCATCATGGCATGGGGCAGCGAACGCCCGGTGTGGCAGAGCAGCTCCGTGACGTTGTCCAGAATGGCCGAATCGCTGCCACCGGGCGTGGCAATGGGCAGCAGTTTTGAGATGTCCGGCCCGAGACGGTCCGGGCCGAACATATGCTGGCGGGCGTTCATCCGGTTGATATTGCCTCGGAGGGTGTTGATCTCGCCGTTGTGGCACAGATACCGGAAGGGCTGGGCCAGCCGCCATTCCGGGAAGGTGTTGGTGCTGTAGCGCTGATGCACCAGGGCCAGGGCGCTGGTCATGGCCGGATCGGTCAGGTCGGGGAAATAGGGGGCAAGCTGCCGGGCCAGAAACATCCCCTTGTACACCAGTGTCCGGCAGGAGAGGCTCGGCACATGAAAATCGGCTTTATCCGGCAGGTCAGAATCCCGGACGGTCTTTTCAGCGTGTTTGCGGATGATGAAGAGTGTCCGTTCAAAGTTCCTCCCGTTCCCGGTTTCCGAATTCCGTCCCACAAAAATCTGGCGGATCTCCGGCTCCGCGGTTCGCGCCAGATCCCCCAGCGCATCGTTGCGAACGGGCACTTTTCGCCAGCCCAGGACAATCTGCCCGGCCTCCCATATGACGGACTCGAACCGCCTCATGCACCACCGCCGCTGCCTGTCGTCTTTGGGGAGAAAAACCAGGCCGCAGCCATATCGCCCCGCTTCGGGGAGGGCGAAGCCGTCGCAGGTCTTTTGCAGGAAATTGTGGGGCATCTGAATGAGAATACCCGCACCATCCCCTGTGGATTCGTCACATCCCGCAGCCCCGCGATGGGAGAGATTCACGAGAATCCGAAGGGCGTTCCGGACCACGCTATGGGATTTTTTGCCCCTGATATTGCAGTACATGCCCACGCCGCAGGCATCGTGTTCACAGCGCGGATCATAAAGCCCCTGGGGGACGGGGGACGGATACTGAGGGTATTCGGGTCTCATGGGATGCGTTGCTCACTGTTTAAGGGGTTATCCCTGACACGCCGGCCAAAAGCGGCGTCTGTGAGACGGTGACATCTGACGGTTCCGTTTTCACAGGGGGACAGAAAGAGAACGAAACAGATTTTAATTATAGTACTCCAACTTTGGTTTTTCCGGGCATTATTATTGCCCGGACATTTCAGGCCAGATCATCTGATTAAAATTCGGCTGAGAGAGCCTTACCCCGAATAAAATTCTGTGCATAAGCGCCCTGCAACAGATGCGCCGGGAAAAACCTAAATTGGATGACTATATGACAGAGAATTTCCTCCTGTAAATAATTCTGTGACGGTCTGTTTTCTGCCGATTCAACCCTCTGATTTTACATTGCCAGAAAATCGGATTCAGCGCATATCACAGGATTATTTACAGGAGGGAGAATTTCAGAAGAGCGTTTCTGACAGGGACGGAAGGAAGAAGGACACAGATAAGGCAGCCCGGATCTCTTCCTGAAAATTTATAGCGCAGAACATCTGCAAAATCAATACATATGCGCAGCCAGAGACAGGACGGCAGCGTCGGCCCTCCTCTCTTTCTTTCATCTCAGAGGATGTTTTAAAAAATATTCTGAACTTTTTCAGAAGGTGTCTGAAACGGGCGGCCCCGGAGGACGCTGAGCTGAATTACCGGTAGCGGGCTTCAGCCCGGTTCCGCTTTCAGCCGGGGGATTTATTCCCCGGCGGTCGGATTCCGGCTTTTTCAGACCGGCGCTGACAAAATCGGAATCCGCTCTGATGTGGTATACTATTCAGACTTTGGTTTTTCATGGCACATTTATTGCGTTTATTGGCGAATTATCTGAAATTTTTCTACCATAAGAGATGATAACTCACTTTCATAATTATGTATATTATTCAGAAGACGAAAAACATGACACCGGAACGTCTTGTATTTCTCATAATATGTGTTTCTGATCAGTTTCCCTTTTGCAAAACGCCAAAGGCGTTCGATCAGATTCAGGTTCGGAGCATAGGCCGGGAGAAAATACAAACTGATCCGGGGATTTTTTTCAAGCCATTCCTGTGTGTTCCGGGCATGAAAATAAGTGGCATTATCAGCAAAAACCTTTATCATACTGGCTTTCGGATAGGTTCTGAGCAGTTTTTTGAAAAAAATGATCGCTTTTTCGGAGTCACAGTTTTTTTCGTCGGTCTCATGTATCAGCTTACAGGTCACGGGATCATATCCGCCCATGATATTCAGGCGCTGACGCCCGGAATTTGCTTTTAAAACAGGTCGTTCGGACGGATCTCCCCAACATGTCGCGGGCACGGTCTGATGAACGAAGTGCATGGCATCGCAGAAAATGACGACTCTGCCGGACTCCGGATCGGCGGCGGATTTGCGGAGTTTCTCATATTTTTCAATAAAATCGGTTTGTTCTTTTTCGGACGGAGGTTTTCCCGGAATCAGCTTCGGACGGAGTCGTCTCAGTCCGTTTTTTTTAAGGAGCTTCGCAACCGCGCTTTGGCAGTAGGCAATCCCGGTCTGTTCCCTTATATAATGACAGATGACTTTCGTATCGGAAGGGAGTTCTTTTTTCACCCATGCGATCACGTCTGCGAGCTGATCATCTGACAGAAAGCACCGTTTCGGTTGGTACTGAAAGGAATTCAGGGCATCGGGACCATGCGTAAGATATTTTCCGTACCATGTTTCCACGGTTCTGATATCTTTTCCGACTGCCGCGGCCACAATTTCGGTTCCGGTATTGCCGGCGATCAGCAGAAGCGCTATGAAGCGGAGTTTCAGGCGGTAATCCTTCTGGCCGTCACGGTACCTTTTCAGGGTTTCGGTTTCTTCCGGCATGAAAATATGGGTTCTGATATTCAGAGAGCGTTTTTTCCTCATGATTTTTTCACCTCCGATTTTTAAAAAATAATCGGATAATATTTAAGCATTTTTCATGCCATGAAAAACCAAAGTCCGAGGAGTATAAAAACAAGGCCGGACGGAGTTATGTCCCCGTCAGATATGACCGCCGATTTGTAACATCATGAAAATCGGGGCGGCGGGGGACACCGTTTCGGCGGGACGTAACCCCGCCCTACCGTTCATAGGTATTTTTATTTTACGAAAATCCCTTACACCGGCCTCTCGCCGAAGATGACGGTCCCCAGGCGGATCATATTGCTTCCCTCCTCAATGGCAACCCGGTACGAATCCGACATGCCCATCGACAGGTATCTCAGGTCCGTGTCCGGCAGGCCAGGGGTTGCAAGTTTGTCAAAAATCTCCTTTGTCTTTCTGAAATGCGGGCGGAGCGCCTCCGGATCTCCGTAAAACGGCCCCATGGTCATCAGGCCTTCCAGTCTCAGATATTCCAGCCCGGAGATTCGCCGGGCCAGCTTTTCGATTTCGGCATATTCCGGCGGCATCCCCGATTTGGCGACTTCCCCGCCGATGTTGACCTCGATAAGGGCGCCCAGCTTTTTGCCGATGGTCCGGGCACGCCGGTCGATGGCCTCGGCCTGTCCGACCGAATGAACCGTCTGCACCACGTCAAAGACGCGAAGGGCCTTGTTGATCTTGTTCTTCTGAAGTGATCCGATCATATGCCACCGGACCTTATCCGTCCGGTCGCCCAGAGCGTCAAACATCTTTTCGGCCTCCTGGACGTAATTTTCACCGAGATCCGTGGCCCCGGCCTCAATAACCTCTGCGACCTCTTCGGGAAGCCGCTTCTTGCAGGCCAGCACAATGGTTACATGGTCCGGGACTTCCGCTCTGATACGCTGATAATTTTCAGTAATGGTCATTTTGTTTTCAGGCACTCCTTGATGTTATCCGTCATAATAAGAGGCTTGCTGTCCTCGCTTCCGGCGTGCAGGGTTCTCCAGCGCGTTATCCCCTGCACAGTTTCAAAGCTGACAAAGCACTATTCCTCTTGAAAATCTGACAGGCTTGCTGGTATTGATACGCTCTGTGTGGTATTGATGGTTTCGTAAAAAAATCCGTTTCATTCATTTCCTGTCATCCCATCAGAGGCGTAAATCCCGTTATTTCAAAAAATATGGATTACCGTTTTCGCGGGAATGGCGGTTTTTCAGATTTTTTACGAGTTCATGGGGTA
This window encodes:
- a CDS encoding IS630 family transposase; translation: MRKKRSLNIRTHIFMPEETETLKRYRDGQKDYRLKLRFIALLLIAGNTGTEIVAAAVGKDIRTVETWYGKYLTHGPDALNSFQYQPKRCFLSDDQLADVIAWVKKELPSDTKVICHYIREQTGIAYCQSAVAKLLKKNGLRRLRPKLIPGKPPSEKEQTDFIEKYEKLRKSAADPESGRVVIFCDAMHFVHQTVPATCWGDPSERPVLKANSGRQRLNIMGGYDPVTCKLIHETDEKNCDSEKAIIFFKKLLRTYPKASMIKVFADNATYFHARNTQEWLEKNPRISLYFLPAYAPNLNLIERLWRFAKGKLIRNTYYEKYKTFRCHVFRLLNNIHNYESELSSLMVEKFQIIRQ
- a CDS encoding YggS family pyridoxal phosphate-dependent enzyme: MTITENYQRIRAEVPDHVTIVLACKKRLPEEVAEVIEAGATDLGENYVQEAEKMFDALGDRTDKVRWHMIGSLQKNKINKALRVFDVVQTVHSVGQAEAIDRRARTIGKKLGALIEVNIGGEVAKSGMPPEYAEIEKLARRISGLEYLRLEGLMTMGPFYGDPEALRPHFRKTKEIFDKLATPGLPDTDLRYLSMGMSDSYRVAIEEGSNMIRLGTVIFGERPV